Part of the Suricata suricatta isolate VVHF042 chromosome 8, meerkat_22Aug2017_6uvM2_HiC, whole genome shotgun sequence genome, CCATCTCAGAGGGCATTTTCCAAGAGGAAGTGAGTCACACCAGGACTGGCTGGCAATCCGAAGGGGAGGTTTCTTGACTGAACTGTGGCCGAAGGCAGCAATTAGATTGGCAGGGCCATGGGAAGACACAGCACCGTTGGGTGACTGGCCCCAGGGCCTGCTGGATGACGGCCTAAGCTTCACTGTGAGGTGGCTCTTCCGGCAAGAGGTCTGCGGTGGTTGCTGCAGGGGTTTTCCCCCCTACAGCTTGAGCTCCAACCCTCAGCAGTGGGTCTTTGCATCCTGTGCTCCAGTGAGGTGGGGCTCGTGGAAACACGCCCATGGTGATCTTTGCCTCCAACGCGTTTCAGCAGATTGCAAAAGTTAATACCCCAGGCTGGGGCAGAAATGAGTTCAAGTAACTTATTTGAAATGTCTTCCTCCATCCTGCCCCCACAGATTCCTATCCTGTTTCTAGTTACTCCTCTTTCCTGAATGCTATGTGCCTTCCTTGGCCGCCAGAGCCTACTTTCTTCATCTACCATTTGGATTTCTTATTTCAGttcttcaaattttcttaaaGGTGCACTGGACATAAAAGTACACAGATTTCTAGAGGGTGCTTCTCCCTGGCTTCTCCTGCAAACAGTGTCGGAGGGGCCCTTTCCTCCCAGGTCCTTGGCCTCCAATCAGCGACTTAAGCAGCCACCCCAGTGAGGTCAGGCCTTGGGCTGGGTGAAGCTGAAACTGGGGGCCCTCCTGCTTTCCAATGACAGTTCCAAAAATGTGGCTTTTTAAGAGCACTACCCACTTGGTGTGCCCTTGGACACAGTCCAGTCTTTCAAAGTCGAGGGAAACAATGGAATCCTTTCAGGTTACGATGTGTAAGTTAGCACTCTGGGTCTGGGAAGACTGAAAAGAAGTTTTAGCATCTTGCTCAAGTTTCTCATTTTCCTGGGGACTTAACTGAGGAATCTcgtatcagaaataaaaaggatgatttcacttattttttttaacaattttcaaTTCTTCCTACCCCTTCACTAAATAACTACCTCCCAACCCACTGATGAATTTGATAGCAGTTGTCACAATGGCTATTGTTTGCCAATTCATGCTGATTGACAGTTCTTCAAAGAAGCCTGGATGCACTCCATTGGGGTGGAGAAGGCTTCTGGGTTCTTTCTTCCTATTGCATTACACCTGGAATTTCTCCTTTGCTGCCTGCTTCTTTAGTGAGCAAGTTTTATGTTtgggggaaggtgggagagaCAGCCTGGACCCAGATGGCATTGCCTCGACTCGTTATTTCTGAATTCTCCTTAGGGATCAAATCCAAGAACACCTTCTGtgttcaactaaaaaaaaaattttgttttttcttttcaaaatctccaaaggaaaagggaggaaacCCCAAGCACATTATAAATAACAGATGTTTGTTTTTGCTGACACCCTGCCAATTATTTTCTGGGTGGGCTGCAAGAAAACTAGGGTATGGACAAGACACGGAAGAGCAGAATAAATCAGGCCTCTTGAGCTTCAGAAGTGTCCTTGTGGAAATTACGGTCTGGGTCCGGGCACGGATCCAGAGCAAACATTTGGGATTGCTCGGAGCAGGCACTTTTCTAAGGAGGACTCGGGCCGCTGCTACTCCCAGGagaataaaaaatgtacattacTGTCAGTTTCATTCTTACCAATTCATAAGCAGGCTGTGAGGGCAGGGTGCTAGCTAATGGGACCCTGCTCAAGGAGCCCACAGTCTagtgggaaaagaaacagaaacacaattAACTAGACTTTTTAAATAGAATGCCGTGAGCCGGTGAGTAACCCCAAAGGCAAGCaccatggagagagaaagagacagtgtgtgtgtgtgagagagagagtgtgccagCCCCACTCCAGGACATGCACAGCAAGTGCTCATTTTAAGAGGACAAGAAATGGAAAGTTTACTGTGACTAAATTTGTGGAGTCCAGAAttcttttctataaagaaaactacactcgggacacctgggtggctcagttggttaagcctccgacttcggctcacggttatgatcttatggttcgtgagttccagccccacgtcgggctctgtgctgacagcgcagagcctggagcctgcttcagagtctgtgtctccctttctctctgcccctccccacttgcacgtgctctctctctctcaaaaataaacgttaaaagttttagagggagaaaaaagacaacTATACAGGGAAAGACTACAGAGTTCTGAGCCTCCAACTTACCCAGGCAAACAGCGAGGGAGGATACACAGACATCAGAATAAAATGGCtcaataaaaaatgagagaacgATGAGGTAGTTATAGCCTATGGGGCTCACAGtgagaaacaaaacccaagaaaacGTCAGgagtgagaagagaaagaaatcctgttCAGGGTCTGGCCAGACCTGTTTAGCAGGACACAGTTTTTTCCTGCACTCCTGGAATGTGCCTTCCTCTGGGCCCCTTCCCCGCTTTCCCCAGCCTCCCAGACTCCTGCCGGGCTCTGAGCCACAGGGTTTCCAGTCCAGCCCTGGGTGGTCACACCCATCCCTCCAGTCTTGCCAAGGGGCTTGTCcgatttattcattcacttatttagcAGATGCTTATTTTGTGGTTCATAGAACAATTCGCGGTTCTTGACCTAGAGGGTCTTCAGTCTAAGGACCAACAGGAAACGGGTTGAATGGACAGAGTATTTCGAATTCAGGAGCAGGCTGTCTCAGAGAAGATGCCACCATCCTCTGGGCCACAGGCCCAAGCCCCCCACTGAGGGTGTGACAAGCTCTTGCCCAGGAGCGGAGCATGTCTGGTGTCGGGAAGATCCAAGTGCCACATTCAGGTCCCTGAACTTGCTACTTCAGCAACCAGTGGTCAGCCCCACCGCCTGCCCCGCCCAAGACCAGAGGGCCGCTGAGCCCGTGGGCAAGCGCCATGACTCACCCACTGGCCGAGAGAACACTTCTCATCACGACTgtcccctcttttccttcctctttaaaacCAGTGCACTGGCTCCTCCTTCAAAACGATAATTTGCTCGTTGCCCTGGTCCGTGCTCTCTGGGCACCGTTCCCAAGGAGACCGTGGGCCTCGTCTCTGGTGTTCAAAGTCGGTTATTTGACCCTCGTGAACTTAGATTCCTGGCTGGTCACTGTCCTGCATTCTCATTTCAAAAGGCCTACCTGACAAATAGGGAGTCAGCTGGGTGCAGTACTCACGGCCCACCTGCTGAATAAAACAGCAGGTGGACACGGAGGGGCGGGCCTCAAAGGAACGAGCCCTGAGCCATCCCTCAGGGAAGACCGGCCTCACGCTCTTGAAGAAGGTTCTCTAGGGTGGCCGAGACTTCTTGCTTACAACGTATATTTCTTACAAGTTCCCAAATCAGAATTTAGCGGACCCCTATCTTAGCGGTCCTTTCTCTGTGTGTCCCCTTTCTTTGTCCTCTGGCTTGGTGGGGCACTTTCAGCTTAGACACAGATATTTTTATACCGCTGGTCGCTGATTCCTTTCCTAAGTTATTTCAGAACGAGGGTGGGTGCCCACTTCTTTCTCTCGCAAATGACTCATCTGGTTCTGTTCTCCTACACTGCTGGACTTCCAGCATAGTCCAGGCAAGGACAACTCCACCTCAGCATTGAGGATTGCCCTCTGAAACCACAAGGGCCGTGggtaggaagagagggaaaagggtgtggctccccgccccccgccggaATTCATCTCCCAGCAGACGCTGAAGCATTAATTTGTTGATCTGTCCAAGAGAACTGCCTTTCAGTTGAGTCATCCCTGATTCTCTAGAGTAGCACATTCTTTGGCGTGCTGATTCCTGCACACTTTTCTGGGGATTAAGGGGGTAGAATTTACAATTCCCTGAGTGTGATTACTCAGTCCCTGGGGTCACCAACTAACTCCACCTTCTCTGTAAAAGGCAGCATTTAGGAATCTGTTCAACTGTTAGAAGCAGGAACCAGACTGAAATCCGCAGGGAAATGTGCCAGCCTCTCCTTCCACCTGTGCTCAAAACCTATTCTtatgaggtgtttttgttttgttttgtttggagtgGTATATTATAGTCTCTGTTCAAGTTTACCTGTTTTCAATCCACTAGTGATCTTTGGTGCATTAGCCAGCAGTATTCTGTTCTGGCCAAAGCATTCCTTCCAATTAAGCCAGAATTCACTGAGTTCCTATTAAGTGCCAGGAGCTGGGTCTTGATGTAGCATATGCCGCCAGATCATTATATGTGACTATAGTGATCTGATATGCTTCCTTGCCCTTCTTTCAAATACTTTCTGATGGAGAGTTCTTGCTCTCTGTCCTTCTTGCCAAAAACCAGGTCCCCAAAGGAGTTAGGATATACTGTTACCTGTTCTTTTTTGAGAAACTAGGTGAGCTTTAGGTAGCTTTGAGCAAGGCCATACTACTGCCTGAGACGCAAGTGTCTGTACTGCTATCACTAACAAGTTCAGACCTTTAGTAAAAACTACGCGTCCGGCAGACAAAACCCATTTGTAAACGGATCTCTAAACCTAGACTCACACTGAACCAGGTCATCTAGTTAAGCTTGGAGGGTTGAAGTTTTCAATATTAACCAGGCTTGATGGTGTGCAAGGTTGGAATCAGCCTATCTAAGAGTCCCATCTTCCAGTgccaagagaaaagaggaaaaatctgCTCTTTCAGACGAATGCTGACCTTGCTTTTCCAAATGATTACGGTTTTCATTCCTCATTAGGTGATTTATGCAGAATTAGTGGGCAACTAGACAAATTCCTCATTCAGAGCACCAATATCTGAGGTACCTGTTTCCATCAGCAGAGGGCCCATCTGAGGAGAACTGGGCCTTAGGGTCCTTGAACTTTAGAGCCGAAAAGGGTCTGATGGATGATCTACTACTCATCTTCCTTCCGGTTACCTACAGAAGACTGGCAATACGTGTGGCTGAAAAGTAACGTAAATTCTTCCTTTACATCTTTTAAAAGGTTTCAACAGACCTCACCAAGATGCCGTCTCAAATGGAACACGCCATGGAAACGATGATGTTCACATTCCACAAGTTTGCTGGGGACAAAGGCTACTTAACGAAGGAGGACCTGAGAGTACTCATGGAAAAGGAGTTCCCTGGATTTTTGGAAGTAAGTGCTAGAAGGTGCAGAGAGAACCAGATGGGAAAACCAGGGCTTCTTGGCCCTGAgtgcttttccttccatttcctgtcccttccctgtaGAAGCCACTAGTAGAAAGAAGCCACTAGTTCATTTATGTATTAAACATTGTGTGCCTACTGTGTGTAAGATACTATAGGGGAAAGAGAAGGTAGAGAAGtccttgccttcaaggagcttacagtctagaaTTGAAATAAGGCTGCACATGAATCACCACAGGACAAGGCGGGTCACCTGCATCCACTGAGCCAGAGCCATGGAAGAAAAGCTTCTTCCCAGGGAGTCATCAGCCAGACAATGGCCATGTCAGGTCCTGAACTTGGCACTGGAGATGTCGCAGCCTGGTCACAGCCACTCTGAGCAGCTTGTGTCTCTTAAATCCCTTCGgataaaggctttttaaaatattgtttctacTCTATAAAGGAACAGTGTCAAGCATCTGCTGAATGAAAGACAAGCATCACTCCAGAAATAATTGCTTTTCACATTGAAGATGctatgtgaggggcgcctgggtggctcagtccgttaagtgtccggcttcggctcaggtcatgatctcacagttcgtgggttcgagccccgcgcctggctctgtgctgacagctagctgaaaGCCTGGAatgtgtcttctgattctgtgcctccctctctctttgaccctcccctgttctctctctctctctctctctctctcaaaaataaataaaacattttaaaaaataaaaaaaaaagaggatgctATGAGATCAAAAATGCCATGGGAACACAGGAGCCCAGCTTGAAAGACCAAGGGCTCCACCAAGACTGGAAGAGGCCACAAGGCACCGTTGTCCTTTTACATCGTAGGCCCTCAAGACATGGTTGTTGCATTTAACAGAAGGTGAAACATTACTTGACAAAATATTAGCGGGAAATGCAAGCCTCTCTTGCCGTGCACTGCCGTGCTTGGTGCAGAAGATGACTTTAGCCTCTGAAGGGTGAAGAGAGGTGATGGTAAAAGGCTGGGTCCCGTCCCTTGTGCTGTGCCTGGTATGGAGCACACTAGTGAAGCCCTGACTCCTGGCTCAGTGAGCAGGGTTTTACGGTACTTTCTGATTCACGTGTCATCAGTACCAGTTAAGTAAACAGGAATAACGCCTAACTACGGTCTTGTAGCTGCATTTACCACAATGCTACCCCAGAAGGAGTTAGAACATGCTGATGCTCTTGAACATCCTCTGGTTTAGCCCCAGACCAGAAGCTAGAAGGTCTGGCTCTGCCCTCGCACTGGGCAGGTTGCCTTggctttctgggcctcagttcctgcCCCTGAAAAATGAGAGGGCTGAACAGGATTACCTCCATGCCTCCACTTTCTGTGATCCTTCCAGGCAAACATAAAATGCAAAGACGTGTGCTCATTATAAGCCTGCCCATCACACAAAGGCATTCCCCACTCACTAAATCCTTGtgcttctcttgttttttttaaatgtttgtttatttttgagagagagagagagagacagtgagtcagggaggggcagagagggagacacagaatcagaagcaggctccgggctccaatctgtcagcacagagcccaatgcagggctcaaactcccgaacctcaagataatgacctgagccaaagttggatgctcagctgactgagccacccaggcaccccctaaacaTTTGTTAATTGTGCAGTTGCCTATGTTAGAAGCCAAGATGAGTATCAAGTGAGACACAGACCCTTGCTCCCTAAAGACTTTGTAGCAGGAGAAACATAGAGGGTGTGTATATAGTACAGAGTACCGAATGTGGCAGTGTAATTTATTCCAGGCACGGGAATTTATTCTGAGCACACCCACACTTGCTGAACTGACAGAGCATTTTGTTTCTAAAGTTGACCCCTTGTGTCATCCAAATTTCACTCCTTCTGACCACAGCCAGGAAGCTGGGGGTGAAGCCAGAATTAACTGAAACCCACCCAAAGTGGAGGCAGCCACCTAGAGCGGGTTGTAGTTGATGGCTTAGGATGGAGTTTCCAGTCCATGGCTGCCTTACCGCAGGGGATTTCTGAGTGCGGGGTGTAAACCTCCAGCACACCGGACACACTGAGTGCGATTCCTCGCTCAAGTACTCGGTCTGGGAGATTACGGGGACTTTCCCTAAACACTTGTACACCTCCAGGGGCCATattcccacacacacaccccgccccgGTTGATGGTCTGGCCCTGTGGGAGCAGCCACACTTACCCCCCTCACAGGACAAGGAGTGATCTGAAGAGTACTCCCTAAATTATCTTccgagacttttttttttaattttaaaaaatgtttatatttgagaaagagacagagcatgggggttggggggtgcagagagagaggaagcacagaattggaagcaggctctaggctctgagcagtcagcacagagcccaaccgtggggctcgaattcaagctgcgagatcatgacccgagctaaagtcgtatgcctaaccacctgagccacccaggtgcccctgcctttgtaaaaaaaatgttttaaatttaaaaaaattttttctattaaaattttatttatttattttttaatgtttagagatCTTAAGGAGTTCCCTTTTTCAAGGATTTGACCATGCCATCAGGAATCAACACTTGTTAAGAGACTGTAGGCTGATGCTACAAAATGGGGAGTTTAGGCAGAATCCTGCGATTTTGAAAACTGTGGAAACAGCTGAACAAGAAGCAAAGCAGGTCACAGCGGGAAGCATGGTGGACTGAGAATGAGAAGGCCTGACCCTAGCTTCTCTGAATGAATCTCCTCTTTCTAGAAATAGGCAGTTCCTCAGATCCCTATAGTTCTATGAGAGGATGCCACGGGAAACCTCTTCCCCAACTTAAAATAAGAAACCTCCGGAGTTCAAGAAATGGGAAGATTATATCGATGGTCATCGGCAGGCAGATCAGAGAAGTTCATCACCATAGCCGCCACTGACTGatatttcttgcctttgttttggtttttttttttcccagaatcaAAAAGACCCTCTGGCTGTGGACAAAATAATGAAGGACCTGGACCAGTGCCGGGACGGCAAAGTGGGTTTCCAGAGCTTCTTCTCACTCATCGCCGGGCTTACCATCGCGTGCAATGACTATTTTGTGGTTCACATGAAGCAGAAGGGGAAGAAGTAGGCAGCCCTGAGCCGCGCTCCCACCCCAAGAGAGTTCTCCTGACGGTCCCTCACAGAGTCTGCCCCGCAGCTCCCCGCTGTACAAAGGATTCCATGAGCAGAGCGGGACCCTTAGAAAATGTACACATAAAATGCAACCCCCgtttgagaagcagagaaagtaaAGTCCATGAAAACCAGATaagctttccattttttatattgcCTGCATCCTCTTGCCCCCAATAAACAAATTCCTTTTTTAGTTCCTCACTTGAGACAGATGtctgtgtcttcttcagaaaTGGCCGGTGCCTGTTTCATTCACAAGGAGCCCGCATGCCCTTGGGCAGCGGGCACACCACAGAGCCAGCAGGGTGGGAAAGCCTCTCCAGTGAGGCCTGGGGTCTGACTTCTCTGATACATCTGCCCTCCTAGCTGTGACCTGCTGATGTGCCAAAACTCCAAGGCACTCCTGGAATATACCCTGATTTTATAAATACGGAGCCCAGTCTTGTCTAGTTAGGTCAGGGCCTTCCCAACGGGCTCTTGGAACACCTGAGATGTCTGAGTCCAATTTTCAAGGCAAAGTTTCAGCAAACTCTCAGATAGAAATAAGTCCGTAAGAGAAGAAGATCAAGACACAGGAATGTGATGCTTTAGTAGCAAGAGCCCATTAACATACACCGAGTTGTCACAAGAGGTCATGATTATATTGAGATGGCAGGAAACAGGCCCGCAAAACGCACACAGTGGGGTGGTCCTttccagttaaaaacaaaatggtattACTGAGGTCTTAAAAACCAGCAAAATATTTCTCCCAGCCCTGTCTGTCCCTATCTCAAGCTCCCATATATATTCAGCACATGCTCTACGCTTATTAATACCAATAGTCTGTTTTATGGAGAGATGATGTAGGAATTGGCACATGAGATTGTTCCAATTAAATAGGTCAGTGAAACACTTGTTTTTATGATTGGACATATCAACATAATTCTGGGGGGAAAGTTCAGGAGAAGGTCATCTACCATCACAAGGAAAAGCATGCAAAAGGGAACAGGGTAGTCCAAAACTAgctttggggaaaagaaatctgaataaagtcaaGGTCAAAGATAAAATTCCAACCATTTCATTTTGTCTCAGGCATCAAATGAACAAGGCAGGACAACCCACGGCTTTGCAGCTATGGGACTCTTATCTGGTGTACAAAGAAGGATTTGTTATTGCAAGATATTAAATGGAGGAGGGGAGTTGGCAGTTGAAGAAACTGACCCCAGGAATGTCATCCTGTCACAGAATGGGCCACCAAGGGGGCTACTGGCTCAAGAAGGGTCTGCTAACTGAGAAGCCCTGGACACCACTGATGGGCCCAGAACCCAGACACCCGTTTCCCAGACTTTTTCCACACAGGACTTGGCTCCATATCCAAGGCTCAAGGAAGCACATCTGATAAGCAGAACTGCAATCCTATCAGAGCCCTAGCCCTAGCCCTAGGTTCAAGGGAGCCTTGAACCTTAGCAATTGGCCGATCTATGTCTGCCACAGTGATGATTCTTAATTCTAAGGGAAGTCTTCCAGCCTGTAGGTTAAAGAAACCACGGCTCTGCAGAAAGGAGGCTCTAGAAGATAAACTCTGACAGCTACAGGGACTGAAGAAGAAACTGACCCATCACAGTCAAGCAAACCATCTCTTTGTCTACAGGAACCCTTATCAGCCCAGTTTTACCCTTTAGTGTACATCCACCTGTGTCCTGGGGCAAATGTATTTACGGAGTATTATAAAATTGGAGTtgagggcatctggctggctcagtggcttaagtgtccaactcttgattttggttcaggtcatgatctgagatgaaatgaTCTGATGGTCTCaactcatgagatggagccccacattgggctctgtgctgacgtgccggagcctgcttgggattctctcggtctttctctctgctccttcctcgcTCATGCAcatgtttgaaattaaaaaaaaaaaaaaaggtgttcaaCTCACAAATGGGCAAGTGAAATTGTAACATGGAGATACTACTGTGGGCTCAGATGTCCCCAAATCCTTCACACTCTAAACCTCTTTAGCCCAGGAGAGAGGGTTCTGGGGAGTAGAGCAGCAGAAGTATCCACTCATGTTCACAGTGGAAAGGAGATTCCAAAAGAACTCCCAAGCAATGTCTCATTCCCAGAAGATGAGCCCAGACTCTGGCATCCGGAAAAGTACCCAGTGGCAGGGAATGATCTGGGCCACTCTGTGcagagtatgtgtgtgcatgttggaACTGGTAGGAGATTGGGACAGTAACACACATTCCTTATGTTAACCCCACTGCTCAAAACATATAGTTGTGGGTTagtataaggaaaataaaaacagtatttatgGTTCAAAACACTACATCACTCTCCATGCCCACATAAACACACAGACCCACAATCTGACCTGAAACAGCCGTCTAGGCTTCAAGAGCCGCAGCCAAATAGCTCCCAGAGGGCAAAGCTGAGATTATGCCAAGTGCCATCGAGAGGAGCCTCTGGAAAATTCCACTCATTCTGCTACTCGAGGCTGAGTTGTAGAAGCAGATCCCGCCCCTCTCCACA contains:
- the S100A10 gene encoding protein S100-A10, with the protein product MPSQMEHAMETMMFTFHKFAGDKGYLTKEDLRVLMEKEFPGFLENQKDPLAVDKIMKDLDQCRDGKVGFQSFFSLIAGLTIACNDYFVVHMKQKGKK